In a single window of the Anaerocolumna cellulosilytica genome:
- a CDS encoding helix-turn-helix domain-containing protein, with protein sequence MRHINRIYRNNSVVRFLVSYVLVLIIPLATLLYGFKSAFQVVENNINESSIFVLRNGIAKIDEEVKALQGISLQMSQSTNLKDFGGKTVVNSAYSKQALGVMEEYNNSLRYQGIKLIKNNYIYFNTRDIVIFENSLYRVDIFERYIKLWNMEFDEWRRMCANENSRKPRFFVTKEGGLNYIVPFAKELRGDNLGALVYEINKSAIRKYLNFLDEYKIYSMFILNSDKQLIYKEDKLDYLEKLSEDWYNESGIMNVENESITYISADNGWQYILVLPKQVALKQLNSLESFVMVLIVSAITLGLLISVYLSLQQGRPLNTLFSMITSSNTQIRQEISFQSMGEVVTEILRNNETLLEELEYDKPYLKKAFFHNLIKAEFVNTAELNYMAKKAGIELTGENYCVVSFKLFANNDFYEVDEQTLEEVRIISQLVMNYLNERYKEPAWFYKRNTLVTFGIFTVKEDTTNLKELLQETFEWLVAEYNVETNWGISKVCKNLLDIWKNCEEAAIAMQACRDKRHIMEYSLGLENTEEFYFPYIIEEKMVTGMKSGDWAAVEGMLKILAKENFAHRHLDRSRFIKFHRRMTELLSWQEESLGYNQEKIYWLNEAVINYDGEYTEYFERLTNICQEICTVVQQNRSKHRKQIISEIMEYIKDNYNDSGLGLSKVGVEFGMSEGYLSTIFKEGAGMNFTDFLEQIRIDTACEMLKNPENTVHKVAESVGYNSIQSFRRAFKRTMGLSPKEYRA encoded by the coding sequence ATGAGACATATTAACAGAATCTATAGGAACAATTCGGTAGTTCGCTTTTTGGTATCTTATGTATTGGTGCTGATTATACCATTAGCCACCTTATTATATGGGTTTAAAAGTGCATTTCAGGTTGTAGAAAACAATATCAATGAGTCTAGTATTTTTGTGCTGAGAAACGGAATTGCTAAAATTGATGAAGAGGTAAAAGCGCTTCAGGGAATAAGCCTTCAGATGTCCCAAAGTACAAATCTAAAAGATTTCGGCGGGAAGACAGTGGTTAACAGTGCTTACTCAAAGCAGGCACTGGGGGTAATGGAGGAATATAATAATTCCTTAAGATATCAGGGTATTAAGCTAATAAAAAATAATTATATTTACTTTAATACCAGAGACATTGTAATCTTTGAGAACTCTCTTTACCGTGTTGATATCTTTGAAAGGTACATAAAACTTTGGAATATGGAGTTTGATGAGTGGCGTAGGATGTGTGCCAATGAAAATAGCAGGAAACCAAGATTCTTTGTTACTAAAGAAGGAGGCTTAAACTACATCGTTCCTTTTGCCAAAGAACTAAGGGGCGATAATCTTGGAGCCTTAGTTTATGAAATCAATAAATCGGCCATTCGAAAATACCTGAACTTCCTTGATGAATACAAGATATATTCCATGTTTATCTTAAATTCGGATAAACAGCTCATCTATAAAGAAGATAAACTTGATTACTTAGAAAAACTTAGTGAGGATTGGTACAACGAAAGTGGTATTATGAATGTAGAGAATGAGAGCATTACCTACATTAGTGCAGATAATGGCTGGCAATACATACTGGTATTGCCTAAGCAAGTGGCACTCAAGCAGTTAAACAGTTTGGAAAGCTTTGTTATGGTGCTGATTGTTTCAGCCATAACGTTAGGGTTACTAATCTCAGTCTACCTATCTTTACAACAGGGAAGGCCTTTAAACACGCTGTTCTCGATGATAACCAGCAGCAACACCCAGATAAGGCAGGAGATTAGTTTCCAGTCCATGGGAGAGGTAGTCACAGAGATTTTAAGGAACAACGAAACCCTGTTAGAAGAGCTGGAATATGATAAACCGTATCTAAAGAAAGCCTTTTTTCACAATCTGATAAAAGCAGAGTTTGTCAATACGGCAGAATTAAATTATATGGCAAAAAAAGCAGGAATTGAATTGACCGGTGAAAACTATTGCGTTGTGTCCTTTAAACTTTTTGCCAATAATGATTTTTATGAGGTAGATGAACAGACCCTTGAAGAAGTACGTATTATTTCTCAATTGGTTATGAACTATCTAAATGAAAGATATAAAGAGCCGGCATGGTTTTATAAAAGAAACACTCTTGTAACTTTTGGAATATTTACAGTAAAAGAAGATACAACCAATTTAAAAGAACTGTTACAGGAGACGTTTGAATGGCTTGTTGCAGAATATAATGTAGAGACAAACTGGGGTATTAGTAAGGTGTGTAAAAATCTGCTGGATATCTGGAAAAATTGTGAAGAAGCTGCAATTGCTATGCAGGCCTGCAGGGATAAGCGCCATATTATGGAATACAGCTTGGGACTGGAAAACACGGAGGAATTTTATTTTCCTTACATTATAGAGGAAAAGATGGTTACCGGCATGAAATCCGGAGATTGGGCAGCAGTAGAAGGAATGCTAAAAATTCTTGCCAAAGAGAACTTTGCCCATAGGCATCTGGATCGTTCCAGATTTATAAAATTTCATAGAAGAATGACAGAATTATTATCTTGGCAGGAGGAATCTCTTGGTTATAATCAGGAAAAGATATACTGGCTTAACGAGGCAGTTATTAATTATGACGGCGAATACACGGAGTATTTTGAGAGGCTGACTAACATATGTCAGGAGATATGCACCGTAGTTCAGCAGAACCGGTCGAAACATCGGAAACAGATTATTTCAGAAATTATGGAATATATCAAAGATAATTACAACGATTCTGGTTTGGGACTTAGTAAAGTAGGCGTAGAATTCGGTATGTCCGAGGGGTATCTATCTACTATATTTAAGGAAGGAGCTGGTATGAATTTTACCGACTTCTTAGAGCAGATTCGAATTGATACTGCTTGTGAAATGTTAAAAAATCCCGAGAATACCGTGCATAAGGTGGCGGAGAGTGTAGGCTATAACAGCATACAATCTTTTAGAAGGGCCTTTAAGCGGACAATGGGACTTAGCCCTAAAGAGTATAGAGCATAG
- a CDS encoding carbohydrate ABC transporter permease, with product MEKAEKISFKSGHRARAVFLIFNYIFLSVLMLVMLIPLLKVFVDSIDPTTYGIRLIPKVIDLSAYKQIISSTNLYRPLLVSVFTTVSGTAVGLLLTTLAGYVIIQKKMPGRGIMVTFIFITMLFNGGLIPTYLTIKNLGLMNNFIAIIIPCSLSAYNIILMKSFFETIPSTLYEAASLDGCTPMKTFLKIVLPLSKPALASIGLFIAVGLWNEYMHFILYITDTRWQNFQVKVRDLILNDGISGTSITVSQDMLKNAVVVVVVFPFLMIYPFIQKYFTKGVTIGSVKG from the coding sequence ATGGAAAAGGCAGAAAAGATATCATTTAAATCTGGGCATCGGGCAAGGGCAGTATTCCTTATATTTAACTATATATTTTTATCAGTCTTAATGTTAGTAATGCTGATTCCTCTTTTAAAGGTATTCGTAGACTCGATAGACCCTACAACCTATGGTATCCGCTTAATACCAAAGGTAATTGACCTTTCAGCTTATAAGCAGATTATCAGCTCTACAAATCTTTACCGGCCTCTGCTCGTATCTGTCTTTACAACAGTAAGTGGTACGGCAGTCGGCTTATTGCTTACAACCTTGGCGGGCTACGTTATTATTCAGAAGAAAATGCCAGGACGAGGAATCATGGTAACCTTCATTTTTATCACCATGTTATTTAACGGCGGTTTAATTCCAACCTATTTAACTATAAAAAATCTGGGGCTGATGAATAACTTTATTGCAATTATAATTCCCTGTAGTTTAAGTGCCTATAATATTATTTTGATGAAGAGCTTTTTTGAAACCATACCGTCTACCTTGTATGAGGCTGCCTCTTTGGACGGCTGTACACCAATGAAAACCTTTTTAAAGATTGTATTGCCTTTGTCAAAACCAGCTCTTGCTTCGATTGGATTGTTTATTGCAGTAGGCTTATGGAATGAATACATGCACTTTATACTTTATATCACAGATACAAGATGGCAGAACTTCCAGGTAAAGGTACGTGACCTGATATTAAATGATGGAATATCCGGTACCAGCATAACTGTGTCTCAGGATATGCTTAAAAACGCAGTAGTTGTTGTGGTGGTGTTTCCTTTCTTGATGATTTATCCCTTTATCCAGAAGTATTTTACCAAGGGGGTAACCATTGGTTCTGTAAAAGGCTGA
- a CDS encoding extracellular solute-binding protein → MKLSKKIAAGVLAGLMAATLLTGCGNKNNTVDTKNNTATQAPETTGNASGGNDSTATGDITKPESIDWMVHSGMNAENGVDQWADEYTRLTGIDMNIEVVSNNEYAQILELAFASGDVPDVFDLNGSNLAIYAKQSAVADLTDLIKNSEFYDRVDPAIWESITVDGKIYGVPFEIPSGAVSYVRKDWLDRLGMEIPKTYEEFTTMLTRFKNEIPECKVPLTAPGLKASMNLPEFFQGANPNFSKVDGKWVDGMSQDNMISALQRLQDSYKAGLIDLEVVTNTTSSCRDQWYSGSVGVFNYWGGIWGQTLTERLKVNVPDAEVVAIPPIEGAVYEFALPSVICINGNLSAEKVAQLFKYFVEYSHDGGEGQVLFQSGVEGLHWEQDGNNIKALPTLSNPDEVFQKAWITPWLPITPLLITDKNSVLDQTVIDSLEVINTYGKQTPVYPVSATLTKIQSDLTLIKEEVIAKVVMGDMTVEDGIAKYKEEADMLGVSKVIEEMNQ, encoded by the coding sequence ATGAAATTAAGCAAAAAAATCGCGGCAGGTGTTCTGGCCGGACTTATGGCAGCCACTTTACTGACCGGCTGCGGAAACAAAAACAATACGGTGGATACAAAAAACAACACTGCAACACAAGCTCCTGAAACAACAGGAAATGCTTCAGGGGGGAATGACAGTACAGCAACCGGTGATATCACCAAACCGGAAAGCATAGACTGGATGGTACACTCCGGTATGAATGCGGAAAATGGTGTAGACCAATGGGCTGACGAGTATACAAGACTTACCGGTATTGATATGAACATTGAAGTGGTATCTAATAACGAGTATGCTCAGATATTAGAATTAGCCTTTGCATCCGGTGATGTCCCGGATGTATTTGACTTAAATGGCAGTAATCTGGCAATATATGCGAAACAGAGCGCAGTTGCGGATTTAACAGACTTAATTAAGAATTCTGAGTTTTATGACAGAGTGGACCCGGCTATTTGGGAATCAATCACAGTCGATGGAAAAATTTATGGTGTCCCTTTTGAAATTCCAAGCGGCGCAGTATCTTATGTACGTAAGGACTGGCTTGACAGACTTGGTATGGAAATTCCTAAAACTTATGAGGAATTTACAACCATGCTGACCAGATTTAAAAATGAAATACCGGAATGCAAAGTGCCTTTAACCGCACCTGGTTTAAAGGCTTCCATGAACCTGCCTGAATTCTTCCAGGGAGCAAATCCTAACTTTAGCAAGGTAGATGGTAAATGGGTAGATGGTATGAGCCAGGATAATATGATTTCTGCTTTACAGAGATTACAGGATTCCTATAAAGCTGGATTAATAGATTTAGAAGTGGTTACCAATACTACCAGCAGCTGCCGTGACCAGTGGTATTCCGGTAGTGTAGGTGTATTCAATTACTGGGGCGGTATCTGGGGTCAGACTTTAACAGAACGTTTAAAAGTAAATGTACCGGATGCAGAAGTGGTTGCAATTCCTCCAATCGAAGGAGCTGTATATGAATTTGCTCTTCCTTCCGTAATCTGTATTAATGGTAATTTGTCCGCGGAAAAGGTCGCACAGCTTTTTAAATATTTTGTAGAATACAGCCATGACGGCGGTGAAGGACAGGTATTATTCCAAAGCGGCGTTGAGGGACTTCATTGGGAACAGGATGGTAACAATATTAAAGCACTTCCAACCTTGTCAAACCCTGACGAAGTATTCCAGAAAGCCTGGATTACACCTTGGCTGCCAATTACTCCTCTTTTGATTACGGATAAAAACTCTGTACTTGACCAGACCGTAATAGATTCTCTGGAGGTAATTAATACTTATGGAAAACAGACACCTGTTTATCCGGTATCCGCTACCTTAACAAAGATACAATCAGATCTTACACTAATCAAAGAAGAAGTGATTGCAAAAGTTGTTATGGGTGATATGACAGTAGAAGACGGTATTGCTAAATACAAAGAAGAAGCAGATATGTTAGGCGTTAGCAAGGTTATTGAAGAAATGAATCAATAA
- a CDS encoding DUF5692 family protein: protein MFSFQYGEGASVLSVWGVWFVIVAALFGLNELLRRYKYIGFFSFFILPVIVSVLWFTVLKDTTYTDWFHLAKVYSATAGCIGFWCIRHVRYKNKLTGKVHRLSDKKWVLLFPPLILAINILEAVVRDFQVGVMYYGGGNLVDSKMYVLGGSWNFINGIAGILNIITITGWSGICIKKGTAKDKSRDMLWPDMLWFWIFAYDLWNFAYTYNCLPGHAWYCGFALLLAPTLCAFTSGKGAWLQHRAQTLALWCMFAQTFPAFLDEGAYAVTSTYSKVPLFAASFSALLVNIAVTVFFLYKIVKTKRNPYTGELFQELKGYKAIKRLF, encoded by the coding sequence ATGTTTTCATTTCAGTATGGGGAAGGGGCGTCTGTCCTAAGTGTATGGGGTGTTTGGTTTGTAATAGTAGCAGCATTGTTCGGCCTAAATGAATTACTCCGAAGATATAAGTATATTGGCTTTTTTAGTTTTTTTATCTTACCAGTAATAGTATCTGTCTTGTGGTTTACAGTATTAAAGGATACGACTTATACGGATTGGTTCCATTTGGCAAAGGTATACTCTGCAACAGCCGGATGTATTGGATTTTGGTGTATCCGGCATGTCAGGTACAAGAATAAGTTAACTGGTAAAGTACATAGATTGTCAGATAAAAAATGGGTCTTATTATTTCCGCCCCTTATCCTGGCAATTAATATACTTGAGGCGGTAGTAAGGGATTTTCAGGTAGGTGTAATGTATTACGGAGGCGGTAATCTAGTTGATTCTAAGATGTATGTACTTGGAGGTTCTTGGAACTTTATAAATGGCATTGCGGGTATTTTAAATATCATAACGATTACCGGATGGTCCGGTATCTGTATAAAAAAGGGAACTGCTAAGGATAAAAGCAGAGATATGTTGTGGCCGGATATGCTCTGGTTCTGGATTTTTGCCTATGACTTATGGAATTTTGCTTATACATATAACTGCCTTCCGGGTCATGCCTGGTACTGCGGTTTTGCTCTTTTACTTGCGCCTACTCTATGTGCATTTACCTCCGGAAAAGGGGCCTGGCTACAGCATCGTGCTCAGACACTGGCCTTGTGGTGTATGTTTGCCCAGACATTTCCTGCATTTCTTGATGAAGGCGCTTATGCAGTAACTTCTACCTATAGTAAAGTTCCTTTGTTTGCTGCTAGTTTTTCTGCACTTCTTGTCAATATCGCTGTAACAGTCTTTTTCCTTTACAAGATAGTAAAAACTAAGAGGAACCCATATACAGGAGAATTGTTTCAGGAACTTAAGGGTTACAAAGCAATTAAAAGACTTTTTTAG
- a CDS encoding ABC transporter permease gives MANKRKEKSKDKNTVPLRVRIYHYRWFYFMFLPVFISILIFSYLPMFGIVYSFTEYTPFTKVPKFIGLENFKVLFEGKMFWRAFFNTLQISSVNLILSIVCSVGLALLVDEVSQVHFRKITQTIIYIPHFISWVVVAAIFTMVLSPKNGIVNAGIELFGGEPIYFLTSDKWWRPIFFIINRWKETGWGTIIFIAALAGVDMEQYEAARIDGAGHIQRIIYITLPSIAGTILVVFVLNLAKILNLFDSVWVLQNSMTTGVSDVIGTYVYRIGITSADYGLSTAAGLFKSVVSVVLVTMANKASKKIKGEGIL, from the coding sequence ATGGCTAATAAGCGCAAAGAAAAAAGCAAGGACAAAAATACGGTACCACTGCGGGTTCGAATTTATCACTACCGATGGTTCTATTTTATGTTTCTGCCGGTTTTTATAAGTATACTGATATTCAGTTACTTACCGATGTTTGGTATCGTATATTCCTTTACGGAATACACACCTTTTACAAAAGTACCAAAATTCATAGGACTTGAAAATTTCAAGGTATTATTTGAAGGCAAGATGTTTTGGAGAGCATTCTTTAATACCCTACAGATTAGTTCAGTCAATTTAATTTTAAGTATAGTCTGTAGCGTTGGACTTGCCCTGTTAGTAGACGAAGTTTCACAGGTACATTTTCGAAAGATTACTCAGACTATCATATATATACCCCATTTTATTTCCTGGGTAGTAGTAGCTGCAATCTTTACTATGGTATTATCGCCGAAAAATGGTATTGTTAATGCAGGTATTGAACTTTTTGGAGGAGAACCTATTTACTTTTTAACAAGTGATAAATGGTGGAGACCTATATTTTTCATTATTAACCGCTGGAAAGAGACCGGATGGGGAACTATTATATTTATAGCAGCACTTGCAGGAGTGGACATGGAACAGTATGAAGCGGCAAGAATTGACGGGGCAGGCCATATACAAAGAATTATTTACATAACACTGCCTTCCATAGCCGGTACTATATTAGTTGTATTTGTATTAAATCTGGCTAAGATATTAAATCTCTTTGATTCCGTCTGGGTACTTCAGAATTCCATGACAACAGGCGTATCAGATGTAATCGGTACTTATGTCTACCGAATCGGTATTACCAGTGCGGACTATGGATTATCAACGGCAGCCGGCCTCTTTAAGTCGGTAGTATCGGTGGTGCTGGTTACTATGGCAAATAAAGCCAGCAAAAAGATTAAAGGGGAGGGAATACTTTAA
- a CDS encoding carbohydrate-binding protein, translating to MLNKIKVLPVLLAICLIIPILGKITVNADYPIFYQRYSADPTALEYNGRLYIYGSHDVYKEGAGYIINDITCISTDDMKNWTDHGEVFNATTDSSWATLSWAPSVVYRNNKFYMYYGNGAGSIGVAVSDSPTGPFKDTRSGPLVSGSTPGVNPPSGFWCFDPGAFIDDNGQAYLYFGGNGESYIRVIKLNNDMVSVNGSATSMSAPRFFEAAYMNKINGKYYFSYSTNFSQGAAKIDYMVSNSPTSGFVYKGTILDNPPQNDYNNNHQSIFSFKGNWYIAYHNRALSTQIGLPSNVRVYQRNFCVDRLYFNSDGTIQKVQPTTNGLSQLKYVNPYSTVEAESMSQNNGIQTEACSEGGRNVSFIENGDWIKITGVDFGTGAASFEARVASATSGGTIEIRLDSPNGTLVGTCQVGQTSGWQNWTTKTTTVAGATGVHDLYLKFTGGSGYLFNINWWKFNKAVGSVTRTECESLTKSGTYAGNITSPFSGVALYGNGDACYNNYTFSDSKNYTIYVRGASNNSSTAKVGVYIGGTKAGTLNFAGTTASVQNVSFYTSAGTKEVKLQVDEDNGTWDAFVDYYEMTN from the coding sequence ATGTTAAATAAAATAAAGGTATTACCTGTATTGCTGGCAATTTGCCTAATAATTCCGATTCTAGGTAAAATAACTGTAAATGCTGATTATCCGATTTTTTATCAGCGTTATTCGGCAGATCCGACTGCCTTAGAATACAATGGCCGGCTTTATATCTATGGTTCTCATGATGTATATAAAGAGGGAGCAGGTTATATTATTAATGATATAACTTGTATATCCACAGATGATATGAAAAATTGGACAGACCATGGTGAGGTTTTTAATGCAACCACTGATTCCAGCTGGGCGACACTGTCCTGGGCACCTTCCGTTGTTTATAGAAATAATAAGTTCTATATGTATTATGGAAATGGAGCAGGCAGTATTGGCGTAGCAGTGAGTGACAGTCCAACCGGGCCCTTTAAGGATACCCGTTCCGGCCCATTGGTGTCCGGCAGTACTCCGGGAGTTAATCCTCCTTCCGGGTTCTGGTGCTTTGACCCGGGAGCCTTTATTGATGATAACGGGCAGGCATATCTATATTTTGGGGGTAACGGTGAGTCTTATATCCGTGTAATTAAGCTTAATAATGATATGGTGAGTGTTAATGGGTCAGCAACTTCCATGTCCGCACCAAGATTTTTTGAAGCGGCATATATGAATAAGATTAATGGTAAATACTATTTCTCTTATTCTACTAATTTTTCACAGGGAGCAGCAAAAATCGATTACATGGTAAGTAACAGTCCAACCTCCGGATTTGTATATAAGGGTACTATACTTGACAATCCGCCTCAAAACGATTACAACAACAACCATCAGTCTATATTCTCATTTAAGGGAAATTGGTATATTGCATACCATAACAGAGCACTGTCCACGCAAATTGGTCTGCCATCGAACGTTAGAGTATATCAAAGAAACTTCTGTGTAGACAGACTGTATTTTAATTCTGACGGGACAATACAAAAGGTTCAGCCTACCACCAATGGCTTGTCTCAGCTTAAATATGTTAATCCATATTCCACTGTGGAAGCAGAAAGCATGTCGCAAAATAACGGCATTCAAACTGAAGCTTGCAGTGAGGGCGGACGTAATGTAAGTTTTATTGAAAATGGTGATTGGATTAAAATTACAGGTGTCGATTTTGGTACAGGTGCGGCTTCTTTTGAAGCTAGAGTAGCTTCTGCAACCAGCGGAGGAACTATTGAAATCCGTCTCGATAGTCCCAATGGAACCTTGGTTGGTACTTGTCAGGTAGGTCAGACAAGCGGCTGGCAGAACTGGACAACAAAGACAACAACTGTTGCAGGTGCCACGGGGGTTCATGACCTGTACTTGAAATTTACAGGTGGAAGTGGATATCTATTCAATATAAACTGGTGGAAATTTAACAAGGCTGTTGGCAGTGTTACAAGGACAGAATGTGAGAGCCTAACGAAGTCAGGTACCTATGCCGGTAACATTACCTCTCCTTTTAGTGGTGTAGCTTTGTATGGGAACGGTGATGCTTGTTATAACAATTATACTTTTTCCGACAGTAAAAATTATACCATTTATGTAAGAGGGGCATCAAATAACAGCAGTACAGCTAAAGTAGGGGTATACATCGGAGGAACTAAGGCAGGAACCTTAAATTTTGCAGGTACAACTGCTTCAGTACAGAACGTAAGTTTTTACACCAGTGCCGGCACTAAGGAAGTAAAACTTCAAGTAGATGAGGATAACGGCACTTGGGATGCTTTTGTAGATTACTATGAAATGACGAATTAA
- a CDS encoding endo-1,4-beta-xylanase: MLQKRKSKFRRLLGVILALIMVLSIIPASTAKAATKTYNFNSMAYQSAWGVTYNITNGAATFNFSGQYREIKFKLPETLDMSQCTNVTFNASSPNGQIAFKLYDTSGNEAAVRYNFKSNTTDVSFAPGSSALVDVIGIMAQDTGNYSATVSRVSFTMNDSSTTSATLLNTYGKALNYSGAAVNLYQLNNNTTLNVIKSQYNSITMENEMKPDAVLGGSSPTMISVAQARSNGYFIPSNYTESTVPRFNFNTIDSVLKICYENGLKLRAHTLIWHAQTPEWFFKTSYSSSGSYVSQAVMDARMEMFIKTYMNHIYLSNYGSVVYAWDVVNEYLHANPSGWSRIYGANLGTTPSYVKKAFQYAYETLDYFGLTESVGLFYNDYNCYMVVDQIIALVNFINSGTKYCDGVGMQSHLSTSYPTVSYYKTAMQRFLNAGFEVQVTELDVQNTSDSAQASYVYDLMSAILSLKKAGGKITGITWWGLYDGVSWRSSSNPLLFSNLTAPKASYNSAIKAYRDAGYTVQ; this comes from the coding sequence ATGTTACAAAAAAGAAAAAGCAAGTTTCGTAGGTTGTTGGGAGTTATACTTGCGCTAATCATGGTATTATCCATAATTCCGGCATCAACTGCTAAAGCTGCTACAAAGACTTATAACTTTAATTCAATGGCATATCAGTCAGCATGGGGTGTTACCTATAACATCACCAATGGAGCCGCGACTTTTAATTTCTCTGGACAGTATAGGGAGATTAAGTTTAAGCTACCGGAAACGCTTGATATGTCCCAATGCACCAATGTTACCTTTAATGCTTCCAGCCCCAATGGACAGATAGCTTTTAAGCTTTATGATACTTCGGGCAATGAAGCAGCGGTAAGATACAACTTTAAATCCAATACAACTGACGTATCATTTGCGCCTGGCAGCAGTGCGCTGGTAGATGTAATCGGCATCATGGCACAGGATACAGGCAATTATTCAGCAACGGTAAGCAGAGTGAGCTTTACCATGAATGATAGTTCCACAACGTCAGCCACACTTCTTAATACCTACGGTAAAGCTCTTAATTATTCCGGTGCAGCGGTAAATTTATATCAGCTTAATAATAATACAACTCTTAACGTAATAAAATCCCAATATAACAGCATAACAATGGAGAATGAGATGAAGCCGGACGCCGTATTAGGAGGTTCTTCTCCTACTATGATTTCGGTGGCTCAGGCAAGGTCAAATGGTTATTTTATACCATCTAATTATACAGAAAGTACTGTGCCCAGATTTAATTTCAATACGATTGATTCTGTTCTAAAGATTTGTTATGAGAACGGGTTGAAACTTCGTGCCCATACATTGATATGGCATGCCCAGACTCCGGAATGGTTTTTTAAGACAAGCTACAGTTCCAGTGGTTCTTATGTAAGCCAGGCAGTAATGGATGCCAGAATGGAAATGTTTATAAAGACTTATATGAACCATATCTATCTTAGCAATTACGGAAGTGTTGTATATGCCTGGGATGTTGTTAATGAATACTTACATGCAAACCCTTCTGGCTGGTCACGTATTTACGGAGCCAACTTAGGGACGACTCCTTCCTATGTAAAGAAGGCCTTTCAATACGCCTATGAAACCTTAGACTACTTTGGTTTAACTGAATCGGTAGGTCTGTTTTATAATGATTACAATTGCTATATGGTTGTAGATCAGATTATAGCCCTTGTGAATTTTATTAATTCCGGTACTAAGTATTGTGATGGCGTAGGAATGCAGTCACATCTAAGTACTTCCTATCCAACAGTATCTTATTATAAGACAGCTATGCAGAGATTTTTAAATGCTGGCTTTGAAGTGCAAGTCACAGAGTTGGATGTACAAAATACTTCAGATTCCGCACAGGCATCTTATGTGTATGATTTAATGTCGGCAATTCTGTCATTAAAGAAGGCAGGCGGTAAGATTACAGGTATCACCTGGTGGGGGTTATATGATGGTGTTTCCTGGCGCTCGTCCTCAAATCCTTTGTTATTTAGTAATTTGACAGCACCAAAGGCATCCTATAACAGTGCCATTAAGGCTTATAGGGATGCTGGATATACGGTCCAATAA